The following proteins come from a genomic window of Tenebrio molitor chromosome 9, icTenMoli1.1, whole genome shotgun sequence:
- the MED1 gene encoding mediator of RNA polymerase II transcription subunit 1, which produces MNRLTNGTLTMPPSTMDKSKDWQLEILMEKLRSKSSQFKSLAEISKNVRMAMLDKRYALDSVEKSQHQKCLDTLQHSIKVTSLQSMIERLESLTRQLGLKFMVGPSGVELFISSDMFYLEIVLDQTGAVKDVKVHHESKLEQQSCSELVNCLSRGDFADFTAQLEGFASIYQLNAEKKIKCKAFTALQSLESDLSTLAQLQSFMKEPFNLLYKSPVGVLEKRRGGHPMKLTYFVSPYDLLNVEKCDIEPITVDTIVTKSLGYSVTVCMEGSATHKLQTTTLITVNRNINGKSTPSFSPLSSQNSAAIPACFVLKLNKPMPMCVSLVRQIQQVTELDSIEQSATHPLLSLIVHHSSEGKMESGNNKGLFVTLPDQSHCYFMTENKTMDGVLVTSIPFTHPAHVSQILVILRQQALFNTIISSCVRPNSKQDFENMTMFEVSALSWTHISLSLEHPVEESMATAEIDLADISNLVCKIRSPGSPPPPNTPDAASELSTKILNRCFSIPVTMRAIIKLWEKQAVKRHYNGHENFSLPLGSGDPGGHKGAPGGGLTEFGGLDKIKQEPPGNDGHGMMMQGHQGMFLNESMMASANFQNFQSSEGVLSSIELTNILSGSGQGEKAKRPHKRKSDDLWKNKRKLGESESDLLVETSSSDSTSRSTPISQENEIPTPNSALGFQSDLELMSGLDPGELLGDADKVGGDFGSLDELGDVEELLAGPSRDVRRKSRDQKSPTNIMMDLGEKSLVPPSVSITPIASSSPGFNQGGNPEKRPGIEIIALATSAASALPSSITITPITSSQSKSSEEKNREKKSSKSRSDDKGRLEKKRKRKRDESPMGPPEKVPPKQDPLTKPVTVSIKPAESPPLNMTTPTSPSMMRKFNASPTQNRNISMSGKLSPNLMKPTLKTGSSHHSPKHSPAHVPSSPKHILPGISSPKSHGTSPKHPSTSGSGKPSMSTLKSAANSPSSKSGDSKTKSTSKDSSRDKDKKLSGVFNVGASKNKSSVKVKPLDLNSDSLSGVQDGLPSPSSTDLSKSSNSNQVRNRKGSLSAIVDKLKSSAQHCDGVTDLSSKSTGGSGGGGGNRERSGQVSAKLNESKSGKMGENKNSEYMVKPSSDGMKITINKTRSKDSKASLSKSGTGSPKTHTGLKPGVNSGPASKKPQHVGQKISGSNLSNSTGGSANYGSMKSGKIPSSGAKVSSGGPSKSLSKLTGSPKSATDLSRKDRPKLNKSGSDKSIFSTKDGRKSSPTSNRDESDGVYKMSKMDHYNPPSIVEGLMTVRQLDKNFQIPKLSARAAVDDKKPKVSTDNLNNINRTVDTKIFDMINKTDLSLSKYPLAMPGGKAFDNSMDAKLRNNVTNALPLPSPSPKVKEAEEEKKDQPQNLTQNKDDAAYKINYPIAVSKSVLPPISEPLNLFTKSIDLTSKFVAPAPKDDKKDAKTAKNDGDVLLDFSGGNKMEGKSGGQMTFPQSPSVSVHIVKSPAPSPLIAPSPHSASPCITDDELMDEAVIGIGK; this is translated from the exons ATGAATCGTTTAACAAACG gCACTTTAACAATGCCACCGTCCACTATGGATAAATCCAAAGACTGGCAATTAGAGATATTAATGGAAAAGTTACGTTCGAAGTCATCGCAGTTCAAGAGTCTGGCCGAAATATCGAAAAATGTCCGAATGGCGATGCTT GACAAACGTTACGCTCTGGACAGCGTCGAGAAGAGTCAGCACCAGAAATGCCTGGACACTTTGCAGCACTCGATCAAGGTGACGTCTCTTCAGAGCATGATCGAACGGCTAGAGAGCCTGACCAGACAGCTGGGTTTGAAATTCATGGTGGGACCATCGGGAGTCGAACTGTTCATATCTTCCGACATGTTCTACTTAGAAATAGTCCTAGACCAAACTGGCGCTGTGAAAGATGTGAAAGTGCATCACGAGAGTAAATTAGAGCAACAGAGTTGTTCGGAACTTGTCAATTGTTTATCTAGAGGTGATTTTGCCGATTTCACTGCCCAATTAGAAGGTTTCGCGTCGATTTATCAACTAAACGCCGAAAAGAAAATCAAGTGCAAAGCGTTCACCGCCTTGCAGTCGTTAGAATCCGACTTGAGCACCCTGGCCCAACTCCAGTCGTTCATGAAGGAGCCGTTCAATCTGTTGTACAAGTCGCCGGTCGGGGTTCTCGAGAAACGACGAGGGGGCCATCCCATGAAACTTACCTATTTCGTTTCGCCTTATGATTTGTTAAACGTCGAAAAATGTGATATAGAGCCTATTACGGTAGACACGATCGTCACCAAGTCGCTGGGGTACAGCGTGACCGTTTGCATGGAGGGTTCCGCCACTCATAAATTGCAAACGACCACTCTGATCACCGTCAACAGGAATATAAACGGAAAAAG CACGCCTTCCTTTTCGCCGCTGAGTAGCCAAAACAGCGCTGCTATACCGGCGTGTTTCGTTCTCAAACTGAACAAGCCGATGCCCATGTGTGTCAGCTTGGTCAGGCAGATTCAGCAAGTGACCGAGCTGGATAGTATAGAGCAGTCGGCGACTCATCCGCTGCTCAGTCTAATAGTTCATCATTCGAGCGAGGGCAAAATGGAGTCGGGAAATAATAAAGGACTGTTTGTG ACGTTGCCGGACCAAAGCCATTGCTATTTCATGACGGAAAACAAAACCATGGACGGGGTGTTAGTGACGAGCATTCCCTTCACGCACCCAGCTCACGTGTCccaaattttggtaattttaaGACAGCAAGCTCTCTTCAACACGATAATCAGCAGCTGCGTGCGACCCAACAGCAAGCAAG ATTTCGAAAACATGACAATGTTCGAGGTGAGCGCCCTCTCGTGGACGCACATCTCACTCTCATTGGAACACCCAGTCGAGGAGAGTATGGCCACTGCCGAGATCGACCTGGCCGACATCTCGAACCTCGTGTGCAAGATCCGCAGTCCGGGCAGTCCGCCGCCCCCGAACACCCCCGACGCCGCCTCCGAACTCAGCACGAAAATCCTTAACCGGTGCTTCTCGATACCGGTGACGATGCGAGCCATCATCAAGTTGTGGGAAAAGCAGGCGGTCAAACGTCACTACAACGGGCATGAAAATTTTAGTTTACCCCTCGGTTCCGGCGACCCTGGGGGTCACAAGGGGGCCCCAGGTGGCGGTTTGACGGAATTCGGGGGGTTAGACAAGATCAAACAGGAGCCCCCTGGCAACGACGGCCACGGAATGATGATGCAAGGACATCAAGGGATGTTCTTGAACGAGTCGATGATGGCCAGCGCCAACTTTCAGAATTTTCAGTCGAGCGAAGGAGTTTTGAGCAGCATAGAACTGACCAACATATTGTCGGGGTCGGGCCAGGGCGAGAAGGCGAAGAGACCCCACAAACGCAAATCGGACGATCTGTGGAAGAACAAGAGGAAGCTGGGAGAGAGCGAGTCGGACCTGCTGGTGGAGACATCCAGTAGTGACTCTACGTCGCGGAGTACTCCGATCTCTCAGGAGAACGAGATTCCGACGCCGAATTCGGCTTTGGGGTTTCAGTCGGATTTGGAACTGATGAGCGGGCTCGATCCGGGAGAGCTGTTGGGGGACGCGGATAAGGTGGGGGGTGACTTCGGGAGTTTGGACGAGCTAGGAGACGTAGAGGAGTTGCTGGCGGGGCCGTCGAGAGACGTGAGGAGGAAGTCGCGGGATCAGAAATCGCCCACCAACATCATGATGGACCTGGGGGAGAAGAGTCTGGTGCCTCCCAGCGTCAGCATCACACCGATAGCGAGCAGTTCGCCGGGGTTTAACCAGGGAGGCAACCCCGAGAAAAGACCCGGGATCGAGATCATAGCGTTGGCAACATCGGCGGCGTCAGCACTGCCAAGTTCGATCACGATAACGCCGATAACGTCATCGCAGAGCAAGAGTTCGGAGGAGAAGAACAGGGAGAAGAAGAGCAGCAAGAGCAGGTCGGACGACAAG GGACGCCTGGAGAAAAAGCGGAAGAGGAAACGGGACGAGAGTCCGATGGGACCTCCGGAGAAGGTTCCCCCGAAGCAGGACCCTTTAACCAAGCCTGTCACCGTCAGCATCAAACCCGCCGAGTCGCCGCCTCTCAACATGACCACCCCCACCAGTCCCAGCATGATGCGTAAATTCAACGCTTCCCCCACCCAGAACCGCAACATATCCATGAGCGGCAAGCTCAGTCCCAACCTGATGAAGCCGACCCTCAAGACCGGCTCGTCCCACCACAGTCCCAAGCACTCTCCCGCCCACGTCCCCAGCAGCCCCAAGCACATCCTTCCGGGAATCTCGAGTCCAAAGAGTCACGGCACCTCCCCGAAGCACCCCTCCACGAGCGGCTCCGGCAAGCCGAGCATGTCCACGCTGAAGAGCGCCGCCAACTCCCCGTCCAGCAAGAGCGGCGACTCCAAAACGAAATCCACTTCGAAGGACTCCTCCAGGGACAAAGACAAGAAATTATCGGGCGTGTTTAACGTCGGCGCCTCCAAGAACAAATCCTCGGTGAAAGTGAAACCGTTGGACTTGAACTCGGACAGTTTGAGCGGGGTGCAGGACGGGCTGCCCTCCCCCAGCTCGACCGACCTGTCGAAGTCGTCCAATTCGAACCAAGTGCGCAACAGGAAGGGCTCGCTGTCGGCCATCGTGGACAAGTTGAAGTCGTCGGCACAACACTGCGACGGCGTCACGGATCTGAGCAGCAAGTCGACGGGTGGGAGCGGCGGTGGCGGCGGCAACAGGGAGAGGAGCGGTCAGGTGTCGGCCAAGCTGAACGAGAGCAAAAGCGGCAAGATGGGGGAGAACAAGAACTCGGAGTACATGGTGAAGCCCAGCTCGGACGGGATGAAGATTACGATAAACAAGACGAGGAGCAAGGACAGCAAGGCCAGCTTGAGCAAGTCGGGGACGGGGTCGCCGAAGACGCACACGGGGCTGAAGCCGGGGGTGAACAGCGGGCCGGCGTCGAAGAAGCCGCAGCACGTGGGGCAGAAG ATTTCCGGTTCAAATCTGAGCAACTCGACGGGAGGAAGCGCCAACTACGGGAGTATGAAGAGTGGCAAGATCCCTTCGTCAGGTGCCAAGGTGTCGAGCGGCGGTCCTTCGAAGTCCTTGTCGAAACTGACCGGTTCTCCGAAGAGCGCCACCGACTTGAGTCGGAAGGACCGGCCCAAGTTGAACAAGAGCGGCTCGGACAAGTCGATCTTCTCGACGaaggacggccgaaagtcgaGCCCCACCTCGAACAGGGACGAGTCGGACGGCGTCTACAAAATGTCCAAGATGGACCACTACAACCCACCTTCTATAGTCGAAGGTCTGATGACGGTCAGGCAGCTGGACAAAAACTTCCAGATCCCGAAACTGTCGGCGCGGGCGGCCGTCGACGACAAGAAACCCAAAGTCAGCACCGATAACCTGAACAACATCAACAGAACCGTCGACACGAAGATCTTCGACATGATCAACAAGACCGACCTGTCGCTGTCGAAGTACCCCCTGGCGATGCCCGGGGGCAAGGCTTTCGACAACTCGATGGACGCCAAGTTGCGTAACAACGTGACCAACGCCCTGCCCCTGCCCAGCCCCAGTCCCAAGGTGAAAGAGGCGGAAGAGGAAAAAAAGGACCAGCCGCAGAACCTGACCCAGAACAAGGACGACGCCGCCTACAAGATCAACTACCCGATCGCCGTCTCCAAGTCGGTGCTGCCCCCGATCTCCGAGCCGCTCAACCTCTTCACGAAGAGCATCGACCTGACGTCGAAATTCGTCGCGCCCGCACCCAAAGACGACAAGAAGGATGCGAAAACGGCCAAGAACGACGGCGACGTGCTGTTGGATTTTTCCGGCGGCAACAAGATGGAGGGCAAGAGCGGGGGACAGATGACGTTTCCCCAATCGCCCTCCGTCAGTGTTCACATAGTTAAGTCGCCGGCGCCGAGTCCCCTGATCGCCCCCAGCCCCCACTCGGCCTCCCCCTGCATAACGGACGATGAACTCATGGACGAGGCGGTCATAGGCATAGGGAAATAA
- the LOC138138725 gene encoding ADP-ribose pyrophosphatase, mitochondrial produces the protein MMSRMVHVKCRSGLYPFSEIRRFAISDDQVPWAVLVENYSPPHYDSPVLQNKPWADPPCDDKNFKPKWNELDGKNNRNSHTGPYSVVEGRPLNPKGRTGLQGRGVLGRWGPNHAADPIVTRWKTSEGMKETNPITQLPILQFCAIQRRDCGQWAIPGGMVDPGEKVSETLRREFLEEAFNSLEAGQDRRKMNEEMIGKFFEGGSEIFKGYVDDPRNTDNAWMETVAVNFHDDSNEAVGKFSLQAGDDAKNVKWVDIDKDLDLYASHSSFVEAVAKLRHAHW, from the exons ATGATGTCCAGAATGGTCCACGTAAAGTGCAGGTCCGGCTTGTATCCTTTCAGCGAAATTCGTCGCTTTGCAATAAGCGACGACCAAGTACCGTGGGCCGTACTCGTGGAAAATTACAGCCCCCCACACTATGACTCTCCTGTTTTACAGAATAAACCGTGGGCGGACCCACCTTGTG acgacaaaaattttaaacccaAGTGGAACGAACTGGATGGGAAAAACAACAGAAATAGCCACACTGGCCCCTACAGTGTGGTCGAAGGGCGACCCCTGAACCCCAAAGGCAGGACAGGCCTGCAAGGTCGCGGGGTTTTAGGCAGATGGGGTCCCAACCACGCTGCAGACCCCATAGTAACAAGATGGAAAACATCTGAGGGGATGAAAGAGACAAATCCCATAACACAGCT ACCCATTCTGCAATTCTGTGCGATCCAGAGGCGGGATTGCGGTCAGTGGGCCATTCCAGGAGGTATGGTGGATCCAGGAGAGAAAGTGAGCGAAACCTTGAGAAGGGAGTTTTTGGAAGAGGCTTTTAACAGTCTGGAGGCGGGGCAAG ATCGGCGCAAGATGAATGAAGAAATGATCGGGAAGTTTTTCGAGGGTGGCAGCGAGATCTTCAAAGGCTACGTGGATGACCCCCGGAACACGGACAACGCTTGGATGGAGACAGTTGCGGTGAATTTTCACGATGACTCGAACGAGGCAGTCGGGAAATTCAGTCTGCAAGCTGGGGATGACGCCAAGAACGTCAAGTGGGTCGACATCGACAAGGACCTGGACCTGTATGCCAGTCACTCCAGTTTCGTGGAAGCAGTGGCGAAGTTGCGCCACGCCCATTGGTAA
- the KLHL18 gene encoding kelch-like protein 18, with protein sequence MSSLRPISSPGYDTKCPRNVYEMNNESMVFQQNDLFPLAFPCMEEIRRQGRLCDVVLKIDGQDFSAHKIVLAATIPYFHAMFMNDMVESRNKEIEMKCIDAMALEALINFAYSGRVILDKNNVQSIMIGASFLQLNKVRDACANYLLQGLHPQNALGFRHFADSLGCRTLADSADKYIETYFHEVSQHEEYLNLSLAEVKTLLNKNELRVESEEQVFEACMRWVKHRESRKEFLPELLALVRLPLLSPLYITDRVGTEEAIRYSLQCRDLLDEARTYHLIPERRALMQSFKTEPRACEVKGYIYVVGGLNKHGDSLSTVEYYDPKSNTWHMAPPMSMLRSRLGVAVLRSQLYAFGGYNGKDRLASVEVYDAIKKEWSPVSPMQCKRSALGATALGDIIYVCGGYDGVTSLNSVERYHPSTNTWCSLAPMNKSRSAGAVIACQGYIYALGGHDGLSIFDSVERYDPSTNTWTEAAPMLTKRCRLGVAMLGGKLYACGGYDGSTFLQTVEMFNPYTNKWTYVAPMNAQRSRVALTANMGKLWAVGGYDGISNLVSVEVYDPKADQWTYAASMVAHEGGVGLGVISVP encoded by the exons ATGAGCAGCCTCAGACCTATCAGCTCTCCAGGCTACGACACCAAATGTCCGCGGAACGTATatgaaatgaacaatgagAGCATGGTGTTCCAACAAAACGACTTATTCCCATTGGCATTTCCCTGCATGGAGGAGATTCGACGGCAGGGCCGCCTTTGCGACGTGGTCCTCAAA ATCGACGGCCAAGATTTCAGCGCTCACAAAATTGTTCTCGCCGCCACCATTCCGTATTTTCACGCCATGTTCATGAACGATATGGTCGAATCGCGAAACAAAGAAATCGAAATGAAGTGTATCGACGCTAT GGCGCTGGAAGCCCTCATCAATTTCGCCTACTCAGGTCGGGTCATATTGGATAAAAACAACGTGCAGAGCATAATGATAGGCGCGTCTTTTCTCCAGTTGAACAAAGTCCGCGACGCATGCGCCAACTACTTGTTGCAAGGGTTACACCCCCAAAATGCGCTCGGGTTCAGGCACTTTGCCGACAGTTTGGGGTGCAGGACGTTGGCGGACTCGGCCGACAAGTACATCGAGACTTACTTCCATGAAGTGTCGCAACACGAAGAATACTTGAATTTGTCTTTGGCTGAAGTGAAAACGTTGTTGAACAAAAACGAGTTGAGGGTTGAGAGCGAGGAGCAAGTTTTTGAGGCTTGCATGAGGTGGGTGAAGCACAGGGAGAGCAGGAAGGAGTTCTTGCCGGAGCTTCTGGCTCTAGTGAGATTGCCTCTGCTGTCGCCGCTCTACATAACGGATCGGGTGGGAACCGAAGAGGCCATAAGATACTCGCTGCAATGTCG AGATTTGTTAGACGAGGCTCGAACTTACCACTTAATACCTGAAAGGCGTGCTCTGATGCAGAGTTTCAAGACCGAACCTCGAGCATGCGAAGTCAAGGGCTACATTTACGTAGTGGGGGGGCTAAATAAGCACG GTGATTCTTTAAGTACTGTAGAATATTACGACCCTAAGAGTAATACCTGGCACATGGCGCCACCTATGTCGATGCTGAGGTCAAGACTTGGAGTCGCAGTCCTTCGGAGTCAGCTGTACGCGTTTGGGGGCTACAACGGCAAAGATCGCCTAGCTAGTGTTGAAGTGTATGATGCAATCAAGAAAGAATGGTCACCTGTCAGTCCGATGCAGTGCAAGAGGAG CGCTTTGGGGGCCACAGCCCTCGGAGACATAATCTACGTGTGCGGGGGCTACGATGGCGTCACCTCCCTCAACTCTGTAGAGCGCTACCACCCCTCCACCAACACCTGGTGTTCGCTCGCCCCCATGAACAAATCGAGGAGCGCAGGCGCTGTCATAGCTTGTCAGGGCTACATATATGCCCTCGGGGGCCACGACGGTCTTTCCATTTTCGACTCGGTGGAGCGCTACGACCCTAGCACGAACACGTGGACGGAGGCGGCCCCCATGCTGACAAAGCGCTGTCGATTGGGGGTGGCGATGCTGGGAGGGAAACTGTACGCTTGCGGGGGCTACGACGGTAGTACGTTCTTGCAAACCGTGGAGATGTTCAATCCGTACACGAACAA GTGGACATATGTCGCCCCGATGAACGCCCAACGCAGCCGAGTGGCTCTTACTGCCAACATGGGCAAGTTGTGGGCGGTCGGCGGTTACGACGGCATCTCGAATTTGGTCTCGGTGGAGGTGTACGATCCGAAAGCCGACCAATGGACTTACGCGGCGTCGATGGTTGCCCATGAAGGGGGCGTGGGGTTGGGAGTTATCTCTGTTCCTTAA
- the LOC138138719 gene encoding uncharacterized protein — protein MTLVFYKFREFTMKKHCFVPLCHNNSELTPEKLFVIVPSGERRHKWFAAVKEHYVPKTSQLYCCEDHFDLAKDAENWMEYKTIGTRLRIKKHIVPHKFIDNSCKEKQTSQLSAAAKKQKLSALNSLGEKAIKTFFQDDPCTSHQHANAAFTWSPANFEVTETLDGEVLFYVVEEPTKVSKSVQVSIQPRKKSQGINTDKVDVYSKCTSTESCLIFRPNDSDKELSAHSLSSTCPKQVCLVHSEYNLKTVENQSKLYLGIPKDTYFLVHLLTNSVAVAYEHVLLSLKKIRLNDTNAALATDFCMPESHVHTIFNESVPKLAKYFKRLIFWPPATHIEEMLPAPFKCKYRKLQSILDYLEIEIQTLGLTWFNTKHGNTVKYLVSATPHGFINFVSRSYGGRTSDKAVLEGSGYLDCLPHNCQIMVDRGFKQISQILALKNCDAVRTPVVSQYAKEIREMADLRVHVEKAIRKLREFRMLRKDAAVINGELHLYDHIVIVACGIVNTRDLLVH, from the exons atGACTCTTGTTTTCTATAAATTTAGAGAATTCACGATGAAAAAACATTGCTTCGTTCCATTGTGTCACAATAATAGCGAACTTACACCAGAAAAGTTATTCGTAATTGTTCCTAGTGGAGAACGTCGTCACAAATGGTTTGCTGCCGTAAAGGAGCACTACGTACCGAAGACAAGCCAGCTTTACTGCTGCGAAGACCACTTTGAC CTGGCAAAAGACGCTGAAAACTGGATGGAATACAAAACGATTGGTACGCGCctacgaataaaaaaacatattgtACCGCATAAGTTTATCGATAACTCGTGCAAAGAGAAACAAACATCTCAGTTGTCGGCTgctgcaaaaaaacaaaaactgagCGCTCTTAATTCTTTGGGTGAAAAAGCTATAAAGACGTTCTTTCAAGACGATCCTTGCACTTCACATCAACATGCAAACGCAGCCTTTACGTGGTCTCCTGCAAATTTCGAAGTTACTGAAACCCTTGACGGAGAAGTGTTATTTTACGTTGTGGAAGAACCGACAAAAGTATCCAAGTCTGTTCAGGTATCAATTCAACCCAGAAAGAAGAGTCAAGGTATCAACACTGACAAAGTCGATGTTTACTCAAAATGCACGTCCACGGAGAGTTGTCTCATTTTTAGACCAAACGACAGTGATAAAGAACTTTCAGCGCACAGTTTGTCATCAACTTGCCCTAAGCAGGTCTGCTTGGTCCACTCCGAGTATAACCTGAAGACGGTTGAGAACCAAAGCAAACTATATCTTGGTATACCCAAAGACACATACTTCTTGGTCCACTTATTAACAAATTCGGTGGCCGTAGCATACGAGCATGTCTTGCTGAgtctaaaaaaaattcgattgaACGACACCAACGCTGCACTTGCTACTGATTTCTGCATGCCAGAATCACACGTCCACACGATATTTAACGAATCGGTGCCCAAACTcgccaaatattttaaacgattgATTTTTTGGCCACCAGCCACGCACATCGAAGAAATGTTGCCGGCACCgttcaaatgtaaatacagAAAACTGCAATCTATTCTTGACTATTTAGAAATCGAGATACAAACACTCGGCCTCACCTGGTTTAACACTAAACATGGCAACACCGTCAAATACTTGGTATCTGCAACGCCTCACggatttataaattttgtttctcGTAGCTACGGTGGCAGAACATCCGATAAAGCTGTTTTGGAAGGATCTGGATATTTAGACTGTTTGCCACACAACTGCCAAATCATGGTTGACCGTGGATTTAAACAAATATCGCAAATTcttgctttaaaaaattgtgacgCGGTAAGAACACCCGTAGTTTCACAATATGCAAAAGAGATACGGGAAATGGCCGATTTAAGAGTCCACGTAGAGAAAGCCATTCGAAAACTTCGTGAATTCCGGATGTTGCGGAAAGACGCTGCTGTTATTAATGGCGAACTGCATTTGTACGATCACATTGTGATTGTAGCTTGTGGTATAGTCAACACCCGAGACTTATTGGTTCACTGA
- the LOC138138723 gene encoding lysosomal-associated transmembrane protein 4B isoform X1: MPYESFQSSPMFPKRFKLGSARNNEWRCCFCLHVRTATILLGIWHLILHVLALVVLALLMRNHNVIVQSNEEFEQNNFLPTPLSKKDDDNPYYLPTTQDGRTIYSSDIDMGALMTVCTLSITLLMVYGTIRGKATHLLPFFCLQLFDFAITTLTATGYFCYLRSVHRLVAEHWHNLPFRNELLKLSPQYLSLLVLAAFLISMLWKAYCIGIVWRCYKYLTLRQQSRNNTIHYILPGEGSDRLPEPDYSTLLREQEAAFGGAMKQTPPPSYQDIMDDQPPPYPAVLVSEIHHVTVGRFEPESPTHEQSDAAAAVVVGGAEVREEPKAEEQEEGAKAPANGK; this comes from the exons ATGCCTTATGAATCGTTTCAGAGTAGCCCGATGTTCCCCAAACGGTTCAAGCTGGGATCAGCTAGGAACAATGAATGGAggtgttgtttttgtttgcaCGTCCGCACGGCGACGATCTTGTTAGGGATTTGGCACTTG ATATTGCACGTCTTAGCATTGGTAGTGTTAGCACTGTTAATGCGCAACCACAATGTCATTGTGCAAAGCAATGAGGAATTCGAGCAGAACAATTTTCTACCAACGCCCCTCAGCAAAAAGGATGATGATAATCCTTACTATTTGCCCACAACCCAGGATGGTCGCACCATCTACTCAT cgGATATCGACATGGGCGCCTTGATGACAGTTTGTACCCTTTCCATCACCTTGCTGATGGTTTATGGAACCATAAGAGGCAAAGCTACGCACCTTCTTCCGTTCTTCTGCTTACAACTCTTCGATTTTGCCATAACAAC GTTGACCGCCACCGGCTACTTCTGCTACTTGCGCTCGGTCCACCGCCTGGTCGCCGAGCACTGGCACAACCTCCCCTTCCGCAACGAGCTGCTGAAACTGAGCCCCCAATACCTGTCCCTGTTGGTGCTGGCGGCGTTCCTGATCTCGATGTTGTGGAAAGCCTACTGCATCGGAATCGTGTGGCGCTGCTACAAATACCTTACTTTGCGACAGCAGTCGCGCAACAACACCATCCATTACATCCTGCCGGGCGAGGGCAGCGATCGGCTGCCCGAACCCGACTACTCGACGTTGTTGCGCGAGCAGGAGGCGGCGTTCGGCGGGGCCATGAAACAAACACCGCCACCCTCCTACCAAGACATCATGGATGACCAGCCGCCCCCATATCCGGCCGTGTTGGTAAGCGAGATCCATCACGTGACGGTCGGTAGGTTCGAACCGGAGAGTCCGACTCACGAACAGAGCGACGCCGCTGCCGCGGTCGTCGTGGGCGGCGCCGAGGTGCGCGAAGAGCCCAAAGCCGAGGAGCAGGAGGAGGGGGCCAAGGCTCCCGCCAACGGTAAATAA
- the LOC138138723 gene encoding lysosomal-associated transmembrane protein 4B isoform X2 — MFPKRFKLGSARNNEWRCCFCLHVRTATILLGIWHLILHVLALVVLALLMRNHNVIVQSNEEFEQNNFLPTPLSKKDDDNPYYLPTTQDGRTIYSSDIDMGALMTVCTLSITLLMVYGTIRGKATHLLPFFCLQLFDFAITTLTATGYFCYLRSVHRLVAEHWHNLPFRNELLKLSPQYLSLLVLAAFLISMLWKAYCIGIVWRCYKYLTLRQQSRNNTIHYILPGEGSDRLPEPDYSTLLREQEAAFGGAMKQTPPPSYQDIMDDQPPPYPAVLVSEIHHVTVGRFEPESPTHEQSDAAAAVVVGGAEVREEPKAEEQEEGAKAPANGK; from the exons ATGTTCCCCAAACGGTTCAAGCTGGGATCAGCTAGGAACAATGAATGGAggtgttgtttttgtttgcaCGTCCGCACGGCGACGATCTTGTTAGGGATTTGGCACTTG ATATTGCACGTCTTAGCATTGGTAGTGTTAGCACTGTTAATGCGCAACCACAATGTCATTGTGCAAAGCAATGAGGAATTCGAGCAGAACAATTTTCTACCAACGCCCCTCAGCAAAAAGGATGATGATAATCCTTACTATTTGCCCACAACCCAGGATGGTCGCACCATCTACTCAT cgGATATCGACATGGGCGCCTTGATGACAGTTTGTACCCTTTCCATCACCTTGCTGATGGTTTATGGAACCATAAGAGGCAAAGCTACGCACCTTCTTCCGTTCTTCTGCTTACAACTCTTCGATTTTGCCATAACAAC GTTGACCGCCACCGGCTACTTCTGCTACTTGCGCTCGGTCCACCGCCTGGTCGCCGAGCACTGGCACAACCTCCCCTTCCGCAACGAGCTGCTGAAACTGAGCCCCCAATACCTGTCCCTGTTGGTGCTGGCGGCGTTCCTGATCTCGATGTTGTGGAAAGCCTACTGCATCGGAATCGTGTGGCGCTGCTACAAATACCTTACTTTGCGACAGCAGTCGCGCAACAACACCATCCATTACATCCTGCCGGGCGAGGGCAGCGATCGGCTGCCCGAACCCGACTACTCGACGTTGTTGCGCGAGCAGGAGGCGGCGTTCGGCGGGGCCATGAAACAAACACCGCCACCCTCCTACCAAGACATCATGGATGACCAGCCGCCCCCATATCCGGCCGTGTTGGTAAGCGAGATCCATCACGTGACGGTCGGTAGGTTCGAACCGGAGAGTCCGACTCACGAACAGAGCGACGCCGCTGCCGCGGTCGTCGTGGGCGGCGCCGAGGTGCGCGAAGAGCCCAAAGCCGAGGAGCAGGAGGAGGGGGCCAAGGCTCCCGCCAACGGTAAATAA